The Macaca nemestrina isolate mMacNem1 chromosome 12, mMacNem.hap1, whole genome shotgun sequence genome contains a region encoding:
- the LOC105468697 gene encoding folate receptor alpha: MAQRMTTQLLLLLLWVAVVGEAQTRTARARTELLNVCMNAKHHKEKPGPEDKLHEQCRPWKKNACCSTNTSQEAHKDVSYLYRFNWNHCGEMAPACKRHFIQDTCLYECSPNLGPWIQQVDQSWRKERVLNVPLCKEDCEQWWEDCRTSYTCKSNWHKGWNWTSGFNKCPVGAACQPFHFYFPTPTVLCNEIWTYSYKVSNYSRGSGRCIQMWFDPAQGNPNEEVARFYAAAMSGAGPWAAWPLLLSLALTLLWLLS; this comes from the exons ATGGCTCAGCGGATGACAACACAGCTGCTGCTCCTTCTACTGTGGGTGGCTGTAGTAGGGGAGGCTCAGACAAGGACTGCACGGGCCAGGACTGAGCTTCTCAATGTCTGCATGAACGCCAAGCACCACAAGGAAAAGCCAGGCCCGGAGGACAAGTTGCATGAGCAG TGTCGTCCCTGGAAGAAGAATGCCTGCTGTTCTACCAACACCAGCCAGGAAGCCCATAAGGATGTTTCCTACCTATATAGATTCAACTGGAACCACTGTGGAGAGATGGCACCTGCCTGCAAACGGCATTTCATCCAGGACACCTGCCTCTACGAGTGCTCCCCCAACTTGGGGCCCTGGATCCAGCAG GTGGATCAGAGCTGGCGCAAAGAGCGGGTGCTGAACGTGCCCCTGTGCAAAGAGGACTGTGAGCAATGGTGGGAAGACTGTCGCACCTCCTACACCTGCAAGAGCAACTGGCACAAAGGCTGGAACTGGACCTCAG GGTTTAACAAGTGCCCAGTGGGAGCTGCCTGCCAACCTTTCCATTTCTACTTCCCCACACCCACTGTTCTGTGCAATGAAATCTGGACTTACTCCTACAAGGTCAGCAACTACAGCCGAGGGAGTGGCCGCTGCATCCAGATGTGGTTCGACCCAGCCCAGGGCAACCCCAATGAGGAGGTGGCGAGGTTCTATGCTGCAGCCATGAGTGGGGCTGGGCCCTGGGCGGCCTGGCCTCTCCTACTTAGCCTGGCCCTAACGCTGCTCTGGCTGCTAAGCTGA
- the LOC105468698 gene encoding folate receptor beta — translation MLPAAMEVQLPLQGQRDTAWKWMPLLLLLVWVATLCSAQDRSDLLNVCMDAKHHKTKPGPEDKLHDQCSPWKKNACCTANTSQELHKDTSRLYNFNWDHCGKMEPACKRHFIQDTCLYECSPNLGPWIRQVNQSWRKERFLDVPLCKEDCQRWWEDCHTSHTCKSNWHRGWDWTSGVNKCPAGALCLTFESYFPTPVALCEGLWSHSYKVSNYSRGSGRCIQMWFDSAQGNPNEEVARFYAAVMHVNAGEMLHGIGGLLLSLALMLQFWLLG, via the exons ATGCTCCCAGCAGCAATGGAGGTTCAG CTCCCCCTGCAGGGACAGAGAGACACGGCCTGGAAATGGATGCCACTTCTGCTGCTTCTGGTCTGGGTAGCCACCTTGTGCAGTGCCCAGGACAGGAGTGATCTCCTCAATGTCTGTATGGATGCCAAGCACCACAAGACAAAGCCAGGTCCTGAGGACAAGCTGCATGACCAA TGCAGTCCCTGGAAGAAGAATGCCTGCTGCACGGCCAACACCAGCCAGGAGCTGCACAAGGACACCTCTCGCCTCTACAACTTTAACTGGGACCACTGTGGTAAGATGGAGCCCGCCTGCAAGCGCCACTTTATCCAGGACACCTGTCTCTATGAGTGCTCACCCAACCTGGGGCCCTGGATCCGGCAG GTGAATCAGAGCTGGCGCAAAGAACGCTTCCTGGATGTGCCCTTATGCAAAGAGGACTGTCAGCGCTGGTGGGAGGATTGTCACACCTCCCACACCTGCAAGAGTAACTGGCACAGAGGATGGGACTGGACCTCAG GAGTTAACAAGTGCCCGGCTGGGGCCCTCTGCCTCACCTTTGAGTCCTACTTCCCCACTCCAGTCGCCCTTTGTGAGGGCCTCTGGAGTCACTCATACAAGGTCAGCAACTACAGCCGAGGGAGCGGCCGCTGCATCCAGATGTGGTTTGACTCAGCCCAGGGCAACCCCAATGAGGAAGTGGCGAGGTTCTATGCTGCAGTCATGCATGTAAATGCTGGCGAGATGCTTCATGGGATTGGGGGTCTCCTGCTCAGCCTGGCCCTGATGCTGCAATTCTGGCTCCTTGGCTGA